The Devosia yakushimensis genome has a segment encoding these proteins:
- a CDS encoding YegJ family protein translates to MNKIAFRAIGLVALLAGPALAEDVVIPFATDDAEMNAAIDKARASLPEFWSKFAAPAANEDDFSLKLGISDGSQTEHFWCGQIEGNAQDATCVIANEPIDVFTVAYGERVKVDPTEISDWLYYRDNKIVGAETLRVMLPHLEKKEAAAMRALLGDPQDQ, encoded by the coding sequence ATGAACAAAATCGCTTTTCGCGCCATTGGCCTTGTGGCGCTGCTGGCTGGCCCCGCCTTGGCGGAAGATGTCGTCATTCCCTTTGCCACCGACGATGCCGAGATGAATGCGGCCATCGACAAGGCCCGCGCGAGCCTGCCCGAATTCTGGAGCAAGTTTGCCGCCCCGGCGGCCAATGAGGACGATTTTTCGCTCAAGCTGGGCATTTCCGACGGCAGCCAGACCGAGCATTTCTGGTGTGGGCAGATCGAGGGCAATGCGCAGGACGCCACCTGCGTCATCGCCAATGAACCCATCGATGTATTCACCGTCGCCTATGGCGAACGGGTAAAGGTCGATCCCACCGAGATTTCCGATTGGCTCTATTACCGCGACAACAAAATCGTCGGCGCCGAAACGCTGCGGGTCATGCTGCCACATCTGGAAAAGAAGGAAGCCGCCGCCATGCGGGCCCTGCTGGGCGATCCCCAGGACCAATAA
- a CDS encoding serine hydrolase: MQFLFATLFVLGLGALPALAQETAAPDIGQILADRIARDKQGVGIVAGEIAGADITFVSSGKLAGDGAAVDEHSIFEIGSLTKLFTNLLLAQMVLEGRMDLDKPVADYLPRDTELPGFDGQAMTLFDLATHSAGLPPIPPELSLGDPANPYAAYGADNLAAFLAAYELPRAPGDTFQYSNIGIALLGQAISHVAAKPYADLVAERILTPLGMSETTLQPVDEARFASGHDAAGTAVPHWDFDVFAPAGAYRSTAEDMAKFIAAASGAAPSDLKPAFELMLARTRPAGSPNMSIGLGWMILAHPGSEIVWHNGITGGFNSFAGYNSESGEGVVVLANQVTQTGIEDIGFHLLDASLPLAVQPAPRATVEIDRAVLPGYAGEYQLGPEFHLTVTAENGRLFVKASGQDKFEVFPESATRFFYRQVDAQISFETDASGAATGLILHQNGQDIAGRKL, encoded by the coding sequence ATGCAATTTCTGTTCGCGACGCTATTTGTGCTCGGCCTGGGCGCGCTTCCCGCCCTGGCGCAGGAGACGGCCGCTCCCGATATCGGCCAAATCCTTGCCGACCGTATTGCCCGCGACAAACAGGGTGTCGGTATTGTCGCCGGCGAGATAGCAGGCGCCGATATCACCTTTGTTTCCAGCGGTAAACTTGCCGGTGATGGCGCTGCGGTCGATGAACATAGCATTTTCGAAATCGGTTCGCTGACCAAGCTCTTCACCAATCTGCTGCTGGCCCAAATGGTGCTGGAGGGCCGGATGGATCTCGATAAGCCCGTTGCCGATTATCTGCCCCGGGATACCGAATTGCCCGGCTTTGACGGGCAGGCCATGACCCTTTTCGATCTGGCGACCCATAGCGCCGGCCTGCCGCCCATTCCGCCCGAATTGAGCCTTGGCGATCCGGCCAATCCCTATGCCGCCTATGGGGCCGACAATCTTGCGGCGTTTCTTGCCGCCTATGAGCTGCCGCGCGCACCGGGCGACACATTCCAATATTCCAATATCGGCATTGCGCTTCTGGGTCAGGCGATCAGCCATGTCGCGGCCAAGCCCTATGCCGATCTTGTCGCCGAGCGCATCCTCACCCCCCTCGGCATGAGCGAGACTACGCTGCAGCCGGTGGATGAGGCCCGTTTCGCGAGCGGCCATGACGCGGCCGGAACGGCGGTGCCGCATTGGGATTTCGATGTTTTTGCGCCCGCCGGAGCCTATCGCTCGACGGCAGAGGATATGGCCAAATTCATCGCCGCGGCCAGTGGCGCCGCCCCCAGCGACCTCAAGCCGGCTTTCGAGCTGATGCTGGCAAGGACCCGCCCGGCGGGTTCCCCCAATATGAGCATCGGGCTGGGCTGGATGATCCTCGCCCATCCCGGCAGCGAAATCGTCTGGCACAATGGCATTACCGGCGGCTTCAACAGCTTTGCCGGCTATAACAGCGAAAGCGGGGAGGGCGTGGTGGTGCTGGCCAATCAGGTGACCCAGACCGGCATCGAGGATATCGGCTTTCACCTGCTCGATGCGAGCCTGCCGCTGGCGGTCCAGCCCGCGCCGCGCGCCACGGTCGAGATCGATCGGGCCGTGCTGCCGGGCTATGCCGGCGAATATCAGCTCGGGCCCGAATTCCACCTCACGGTCACCGCCGAAAATGGCCGCCTCTTCGTCAAGGCCAGCGGGCAGGACAAGTTCGAAGTCTTTCCCGAAAGCGCCACGCGGTTTTTCTACCGCCAGGTCGATGCCCAGATCAGTTTTGAAACCGATGCCAGTGGGGCGGCGACGGGCCTGATCCTGCACCAGAACGGGCAGGATATTGCGGGGCGCAAGCTGTGA
- a CDS encoding chloramphenicol phosphotransferase CPT family protein — MSGRIVILNGPPRAGKSSIAAAMQRDLPGQWINLGVDAQNRTLPPALLPGIGLRPGGERPDLEPNVTPLYLALYDAIAAHARAGFDVVADLGHHDDYSRPLGILPQCARRLAGLPVLFVGVDCPIETIMARRNADPQNGHYLGGDTVPPPVLRWQSAVHVPGIYDLRVDTGALTPEACMAAIAAALSNPPRPSAFEILAGD, encoded by the coding sequence GTGAGCGGGCGTATCGTCATCCTCAATGGCCCGCCGCGCGCCGGCAAATCCTCGATCGCGGCGGCCATGCAGCGCGACCTGCCCGGCCAATGGATCAATCTGGGCGTCGATGCGCAGAACCGGACCCTGCCGCCCGCGCTGCTGCCGGGCATCGGCCTGCGTCCTGGCGGCGAGCGGCCGGACCTCGAGCCCAATGTGACCCCGCTCTATCTGGCGCTCTACGATGCCATTGCCGCCCATGCCCGCGCCGGTTTCGATGTGGTTGCCGATCTTGGCCATCATGATGATTATTCGCGCCCGCTCGGCATCCTGCCGCAATGCGCCCGGCGCCTCGCCGGGCTGCCGGTGCTGTTCGTGGGGGTCGATTGCCCCATTGAAACCATCATGGCGCGACGCAATGCCGATCCGCAAAATGGTCATTATCTGGGGGGCGACACGGTACCGCCGCCGGTCTTGCGCTGGCAGAGCGCGGTGCATGTGCCCGGGATTTATGACCTGAGGGTCGACACGGGCGCATTGACGCCGGAGGCCTGCATGGCAGCGATCGCGGCGGCTTTGTCCAACCCGCCGCGGCCGAGTGCCTTCGAGATTCTGGCAGGGGATTGA